The sequence below is a genomic window from Streptomyces sp. NBC_00582.
CCGACAAGCGTGCATACCCAGGTGCACAGCAGTGTGAGCGACCGCCAGGAGCTGCTGGCCGAGGTCCGCCGTGGGCTGAAGGAAGAGGGCCGCAGCCCGGTCCACGGGCGGTGACTCACCGTGCTGTACGTCGTGACCGGCCCGCCGGCCGCGGGCAAGTCCAGCTGGGTCGAGGCGCACGCCACGGGCCGTGACATCGTCATCGACCTCGACCGCATCACGCGCGCCCTCACGGCCCCTGGCGCCCCGCAGTGGAACCAGGACCCCACCGTCCTGCGGGTGGCCCACCGCGCCCGGTACGCCGCCATGGAAGAAGCCTTCGCCCACCGGGACGAGGTCGGCATCTACCTGATCCACACGATGCCGAGCGCCAAGTGGCTGGCGCGGTACGCCCGCCTCGATGCTCAGATCGTGACCGTCGACCCGGGCCGCGACATCGTCATGGAGCGCATCGCAGCGATGCGTGACCCAGAGATGCGCCGGGTCGCGTCACGCTGGTACGGCCAGCGGCCGGCTTCCTCCGCCCCTGGCCCGATGCCCCAGGCCTCCCGGCACTGGTAGTCACCCGCCCCCGATCGTGATCATGCCCTCGCCGCCGAGGGGAGGGGGGCGGTTCCCCGACGGGGATCGAAGGGCCGGGCGACCCAAACGCCCTTGTCGCCCGATTTTTTGCGCGGCCAATTTTCAAGATCTATTCACGCGAACTCGGTTCGACCGTTTTAGTGGCGTCACTCAGAGTGACATCACTCAGCGTGACGGGCGGTGATGATCTTGGGTGTCGTCGCCTCCGCGATCAAGGACGAGATCCACTCGCTCCACGTCGAAGATCGTTCCCCCGGCATGACGGCCCTCGCCCTCAGCCTCGCCCGGGCCGTCGACGCCTCCGCGAAGAACCCCGCCGCCAAGGCCGTCGCCGCCCGCGAGCTGCGCGCCGTCATGCGCGAGCTGCGTGCGCTGGCGCCGGTCGTCTCGGAGGGAGACACCGTCGATGAGATCACCGCTCAGCGGGACAAGCGCCGGGCCGCTGCCCGAGAACGGGCCGCCGACGGCTGACACCCGCGTCTACGGCCGGCAGGTCCCGCCGATCCAGGCCGCGCCCCCGTCGGTGACGAGCGCGGGCCAGGAGGCCATCGACCTCGCGCGCAAGGCTGGGCTCAAGCTCGACCCCTGGCAGCAGCACGTGCTGCGCGTCGCCATGGGGGAGAAGCCCGACGGCAGTTGGGCGGCCGAAGAGGTCTGCGTCAACGTGCCCCGCCAGAACGGCAAGGGCGCGATTCTCGAAGCCCGGGTGCTGTGGGGCCTGTTCATCGGCGGCGAGAAGCAGATCCTCGTCTCCGCCCACGAGTTCAAGACCACGACGAACACGATGAAGCGCATCGAGCGCCTCATCCGCGCATGCCCTGACCTGCTCAAACGCGTCAAGGCGTTCCACAAGACCGTCGGGCGTGAGGGCATCGAGCTCCACGACGGGCGCGAGCTGAAGTACATCGCCCGCTCGCGCGGCTCCGGCCGCGGCTTCACCGCCGACTGCGTGATCTTCGACGAGTGCATGATCCTCGGCGACGACGCCATGTCCGCGCTGGCGCCCACCTCGGACGCCGTCGAGAACAGTCAGCTGTGGTACCTGGGAAGCGCCGGCATCGGCGCGCCCTCGCAGCAGATGGGCCGCCTGCGCCGACGGGCCCTCGCGGCCATCGAGGCCGGTGTGCCCGACCCGGTGCTGGCCTACTTCGAGTGGTCGATCGTGCCGCACGTGACCGAGTGCCCCAAAGGCTGTGACAAGCACGACGACATCGCCTCGGTGGAGTCCCTGCTGAAGTCCAACCCGGCGGTCGGCTACCGGCTGCAGGTCGACAAGAGCATGCACCGGAGGCTGACGATGGGCGACGCCCTGTACGCCCGTGAGCGGCTCGGCGTGGGCGACTACCCCTCGGACGAGGCCGACACCTGGCAGGTCATCGGCGAGGAGGCCTGGCGGTCCCTGGCGGCCGCCGAGTCGGCCCCCGAGGACCCGGTGGCGTTCGCCGTCGACATGACGCCCGAACGGACGCACGTGTCCATCGCGGTGGCCGGCCCCTGGCGGGGCGGGACGCACGTCGAGGTCGTCGAGAACCGGCCCGGTACGGGGTGGTTCAAGGAGCGGGCCCGGGACCTCACGCAGAAGTGGGGGCCGCGGTGCTGGGTCATCGACCCGGGCAGCCCGGCCGGCTCCCTGATTCCGGACCTGAAGGACGCGCTGAAGGCCGACCCCGAGGCTGAGGACGAGGACGACGACCCGCGTCTCCTGGCCCCGATCGTGCAGACGAAGACCCGCGACGTCGTCAACGCCTGCGGCCAGTTCTACGACGCCGTCCTCGAGGCGAAGCTGTCCCACCTGGACCAGCCGCCCATGGCGACGGCGCTGGCGGGCGCCCAGAAGCGTGAGCTCGGCGACGCCTGGGCGTGGGCGAGGCGGATCGTCTCGGTCGACATCAGCCCGCTGGTGGCGGCGACCCTCGCCAAGTGGGGGCTGACCGCCGAGGTCGAGGAGCCGGAGGAGGAGCCCGAACCGTGGGCGATGTACGGATGAAGCGCGTGCGCCAGGCCGCGGCCGCCGTCAGGCGCTGGCCGCAGGGCGTACGGGCTGTGAGAGCCCTGACGTGGTCGCGGCTGGGCTACGCCGGCGGCTGCCTGACCGCCTCCACCGGCGCCGGCATGCAGTTCGGTACCGCCTGGGGGCTGATGCTCGGAGGCGCCGTGGCGGCTGCCTCCTTCCTGCTTCTGGTCGACGTCGAGGAGAGGGGAGCCGACGGTGGACGGTGATCTGACGATCGAGAAGATTCCCGGCGGTTTCCGGGTGACGAACGCGCCCCGGCTGACATGCATCTCGCTCGAAGTCCTCGCCGACGCCTGCGGCCACGCGCTGCGGGTGAACGGCGACCGGATCATCATCGGGGACCAGGTCACCTACCAGGTGACCGCGTGGCAGGCCTCACCGCCCGGCCTGACGGTCGCTCTCCTCGAAGACCGGCGCGAGGAGGCGAAGAAGACGTGAACCTCCTTCAGCGCGCTTTCAGGCGCTTCGACCTGGCCTCGGCGCTCGATGACGCGTCCTGGTCGGTGAACGGCAACACCTACTTCGGGATGGGCCGCCCGGCGGGCGGCGAGGAGCGCTCCAGCGCCTGGGACTTCGAGGCCGCGGTCCGCTTCGCTTACAAGCGCAACGGGCCGGTGTTCGCCCTGATGCTGGTGCGTCAGCTGGTGTTCTCCGAGGCAAGGTTCCAGTTCCGGCAGATCCGCAACGGCCGCCCGGGCGAGCTGTTCGGAACACCGGCGTTGAGCCTGCTCGAGACGCCCTGGGCGGGCGGCACGACGGGCAAGCTGCTGTCCCGATTCATCCAGGACGGCGACCTCAACGGGAACGGGTTCATCACGAACTACAACCCCGGTCGGCTGAAGCGGATGCGGCCGGACTGGACGATCATCGTCACCGGCTCGGAAGAGGAGCCGTCCCTGTCGGGCGACGCCATCGATGGCGACCTGGTCGGGTACGCCTACGCCCCGCAAGGGAACTGGGACGATCCCGTGTTCCTGCTGCCCGAGCAGGTCGCGCACTTCGCTCCGATCCCGGATCCGGAGTACCACTTCCGGGGGATGTCGTGGCTGACGCCGGTGGTGCGGGACATTACCGCCGACAGTGCGGCGACGTCGCACAAGCTGAAGTTCTTCGAGAACGGCGCGATGCCGCAGATCATCGTGTCGTACGACAAGGAGATCGGCCCCGACAAGTTCGCCAAGTTCAAGGCCGCGATGGAGGCTGCGCACGTCGGCCTCGACAACGCCTACCGCACGCTCTACCTGGGCGGTGGCGCCGATGTGACGATCGCGGGCAAGGATCTGCACCAGCTGGACTTCAAGGTCACCCAGGGCGCCGGTGAGTCCCGCCTCGCGGCCGCGGCCGGCGTGCCCCCGGCGATCGTCGGGTTCTCCGAGGGCCTCGCCGGATCCTCGCTGAACGCCGGCAACTACACCGCGGCGAGGCGCAGGTTCGCCGACGCCACCATGCGCCCCCTGTGGCGCGAGGCCGCCGGCGCCCTGTCCACCCTGATCGACGTCCCCGCCGGCGCCGAGCTCTGGTACGACGAGCGCGACGTCGCGTTCCTGCGCGAGGACAGCAAGGACGCCGCCGAGATCCAGGGCGTGAAGAGCCGCACGATCCGGCAGCTGATGGACGCAGGCTTCGAACCCAAGTCCGTGATCGCCGCTGTCGAGGCTGACGACTTCGCTCTGCTGCGCCACACCGGCCTGTACTCCGTCCAGCTACAGAAGCCAGGCTCCGGGCAGCCCACCCCCGCCGCACAGCCCACCGAGGAGGCGTGATGGAACCGTTCATCCGCAGCTTCCCGCTGGAGGACATCCGTGTCCGAGCCGGCGGGGACGGCCGCACCGTCGAGGCGTACGCCGCGGTGTTCGACACCCCGACGACGATCCGCGACCAGGACGGCCACTACAACGAGGTCATCGACCGCAGGGCATTCGACCGCACCCTGAACCAGCTCGCCCCCGCAGGCAGCCGTACGAACTGGCGCGTGGGAGTCCTGTACAACCACGGCCGGACCCTGTTCGGTACGCCGTCGGAGCGCGGGGCCATGCCGATCGGTGCCCCGGTCGACATCAAGGCCGACAACCGCGGCCTGCTGACCGTGACCCGCTACAACCGCACCGAGCTGGCTGACGAGGTCCTGGAGAACATCCGCGAGGGTTCCATCACCGCGCAGTCGTTCAGCGGCGGGTTCCTGCGCTCCGACCCGGGCCGGCCGCCGCGCGGCGGCTGGCGGCCCGACAGCGGCGGCAACCTGCGCACCGTGCGGCGCCAGGAGGTCGCCCTGCGGGAGTACGGGCCCACTCCGTTCCCCGCGTACCCCGACGCCGCCGTGATCGGCGTACGCGCCGAGCAGGCCGCTCGCCTGCTCGCCCACCTTCACCCCGACGAGCGCGAGCAGCTCGTCGAGATGCTTCGGACCGGCACCCCGCTGGAGACGCCCCCGGGCGAGCCTCCGGCAGGCCCGCCGCCCGCCGGCGACCCCACCCCGGGCCCCGCCGCCGAGGAACCGCCCGCAGGGCACTCCGCTCGGCAGAAGATCGCATGGGCCAAGGTCCGTGCGGAGATCAAGGCCAGGAGGGCCCCGTGACCACGAAGAAGGCGAAGAAGAGCGACAAGCTCAAGGAGCAGCTCGAGTCGATCCGCACCGAGCTCCTGGAGCTCGAAGAGGTCGAGGAGCCGACCGAGGAGCAGGCCTCCCGGGCGACCGAGCTCCTCGGCACGTTCGACACCACCCAGCAGGCCTACAACGAGCAGGTCGAGCACGAGCGGCGGGTCGACGCCGTTCGCGCGGCCGCGCTTACCCCGGGCGGTCAGGAGGGCGGGCCGGGCCACGAAGGGCCCGGGTTCCTGCGGCACCGCGGCAACCCGTACGAGGAGCTCGACCGGGTGCGGGGGGCGAACGTCCACGACCGGACCGTGGTCGCCGACCTGCGCAGCCGCGCCCTGTACGCGGTGGAGCTCGCGGGCGAGCTGATCAGCGCGGAGCAGCAGGAGCGGGCCGAGAGGCTCGTGCGGTCGGACCGGCGCGGCCGGATCGCCCAGCACCTGCTGCTGACCGGCTCCGAGTCCTACATGCGGGCGTTCGAGGAGCTGCTGGGCAACGGCGGCAACGCGGCGCTGCTGGAGGGCGACGAGGCGGCCGCGTACCGGATGGCCGAGGCACACCGCCGGGCCATGACCCTGACGGACTCGGCGGGCGGCTTCCTCGTTCCGTTCACCCTCGACCCGACGATCATCCTGACGAACGCGGGCAGCGCGAACCCGTTCCGTCAGGTGTCCACCATCAAGACCATCACGACGGACACGTGGAACGGCGTCAGCTCCGCCGGTGTGACGGCGGAGTGGCTCGCCGAGGCCAGCCAGGCCGCCGACGCCTCCCCGTCGTTCGCGCAGCCGTCGATCACGCCGAAGAAGGCTGCGGCGTGGGTCCAGGGGTCCTTCGAGGTCCTGGCCGACTCCGGGTTCGGCGCGGAGGTCGGGCCGCTCCTGGCGGACGCCAAGGACCGGCTCGAGGCCACCGCGTTCGCCACCGGCAACGGCACCACGCAGCCGAAGGGCGTCATCACCGCGGTGTCGGCCGTCAGCGGTTCGGTCGTCAACTCGGCGTCCACCGACACCTACGCGGTCGCCGACGTGTACGCCGTCGAGCAGGCGCTGCCGCCGCGCTACCGCGTCACCGGCTCGCCGTCGTGGATGGCCGCGAAGCCGATCATCAACAAGACCCGTCAGTTCGACACGGCGGGAGGCTCCTCGTTCTGGGCCAACCTCGGG
It includes:
- a CDS encoding AAA family ATPase; translated protein: MLYVVTGPPAAGKSSWVEAHATGRDIVIDLDRITRALTAPGAPQWNQDPTVLRVAHRARYAAMEEAFAHRDEVGIYLIHTMPSAKWLARYARLDAQIVTVDPGRDIVMERIAAMRDPEMRRVASRWYGQRPASSAPGPMPQASRHW
- a CDS encoding terminase produces the protein MRSPLSGTSAGPLPENGPPTADTRVYGRQVPPIQAAPPSVTSAGQEAIDLARKAGLKLDPWQQHVLRVAMGEKPDGSWAAEEVCVNVPRQNGKGAILEARVLWGLFIGGEKQILVSAHEFKTTTNTMKRIERLIRACPDLLKRVKAFHKTVGREGIELHDGRELKYIARSRGSGRGFTADCVIFDECMILGDDAMSALAPTSDAVENSQLWYLGSAGIGAPSQQMGRLRRRALAAIEAGVPDPVLAYFEWSIVPHVTECPKGCDKHDDIASVESLLKSNPAVGYRLQVDKSMHRRLTMGDALYARERLGVGDYPSDEADTWQVIGEEAWRSLAAAESAPEDPVAFAVDMTPERTHVSIAVAGPWRGGTHVEVVENRPGTGWFKERARDLTQKWGPRCWVIDPGSPAGSLIPDLKDALKADPEAEDEDDDPRLLAPIVQTKTRDVVNACGQFYDAVLEAKLSHLDQPPMATALAGAQKRELGDAWAWARRIVSVDISPLVAATLAKWGLTAEVEEPEEEPEPWAMYG
- a CDS encoding phage portal protein, which codes for MNLLQRAFRRFDLASALDDASWSVNGNTYFGMGRPAGGEERSSAWDFEAAVRFAYKRNGPVFALMLVRQLVFSEARFQFRQIRNGRPGELFGTPALSLLETPWAGGTTGKLLSRFIQDGDLNGNGFITNYNPGRLKRMRPDWTIIVTGSEEEPSLSGDAIDGDLVGYAYAPQGNWDDPVFLLPEQVAHFAPIPDPEYHFRGMSWLTPVVRDITADSAATSHKLKFFENGAMPQIIVSYDKEIGPDKFAKFKAAMEAAHVGLDNAYRTLYLGGGADVTIAGKDLHQLDFKVTQGAGESRLAAAAGVPPAIVGFSEGLAGSSLNAGNYTAARRRFADATMRPLWREAAGALSTLIDVPAGAELWYDERDVAFLREDSKDAAEIQGVKSRTIRQLMDAGFEPKSVIAAVEADDFALLRHTGLYSVQLQKPGSGQPTPAAQPTEEA
- a CDS encoding HK97 family phage prohead protease; amino-acid sequence: MEPFIRSFPLEDIRVRAGGDGRTVEAYAAVFDTPTTIRDQDGHYNEVIDRRAFDRTLNQLAPAGSRTNWRVGVLYNHGRTLFGTPSERGAMPIGAPVDIKADNRGLLTVTRYNRTELADEVLENIREGSITAQSFSGGFLRSDPGRPPRGGWRPDSGGNLRTVRRQEVALREYGPTPFPAYPDAAVIGVRAEQAARLLAHLHPDEREQLVEMLRTGTPLETPPGEPPAGPPPAGDPTPGPAAEEPPAGHSARQKIAWAKVRAEIKARRAP
- a CDS encoding phage major capsid protein, producing the protein MTTKKAKKSDKLKEQLESIRTELLELEEVEEPTEEQASRATELLGTFDTTQQAYNEQVEHERRVDAVRAAALTPGGQEGGPGHEGPGFLRHRGNPYEELDRVRGANVHDRTVVADLRSRALYAVELAGELISAEQQERAERLVRSDRRGRIAQHLLLTGSESYMRAFEELLGNGGNAALLEGDEAAAYRMAEAHRRAMTLTDSAGGFLVPFTLDPTIILTNAGSANPFRQVSTIKTITTDTWNGVSSAGVTAEWLAEASQAADASPSFAQPSITPKKAAAWVQGSFEVLADSGFGAEVGPLLADAKDRLEATAFATGNGTTQPKGVITAVSAVSGSVVNSASTDTYAVADVYAVEQALPPRYRVTGSPSWMAAKPIINKTRQFDTAGGSSFWANLGMGQPEQLLGAPIYEASAMDGVINAGAENYSLLLGDFRNFYIVDRVGMTMVYEPLVKGANGRPTGEAGWFAYWRVGSDVVNADAFRLLDIT